The proteins below come from a single Pontibaca methylaminivorans genomic window:
- a CDS encoding entericidin A/B family lipoprotein gives MTTRLSLPALSLLCVALFALAACETTKGFGEDVETLGSGISQEAEEAS, from the coding sequence ATGACCACACGTCTTTCACTGCCGGCCCTGTCCCTGCTCTGCGTGGCGCTGTTTGCCCTGGCTGCATGCGAAACCACCAAGGGCTTTGGCGAGGATGTCGAAACCCTCGGCTCGGGCATTTCGCAGGAAGCCGAAGAAGCGTCCTGA
- the pheS gene encoding phenylalanine--tRNA ligase subunit alpha: MDDLKAKYLERIAGAGDEAALEDIRLAAIGKKGEISLRMRELGKMTPEERKSAGPALNALKDEITSALAARKAALADAALEERLRAEWLDVTLPARRRPAGTIHPVSRVTEEVTAIFADMGFSVAEGPRIDTDWYNFDALNIPAHHPARAEMDTFYMHRDAEDPRPPNVLRTHTSPVQIRSMEASGAPTRIICPGGVYRADYDQTHTPMFHQVEGLAIDRDITMANLKWVLEEFFAAFFELDGIRIRFRASHFPFTEPSAEVDIQCSWVDGQLRIGEGDDWLEVLGSGMVHPKVLRAGGIDPDEWQGFAFGMGIDRIAMLKYGIPDLRAFFDSDLRWLRHYGFSALDVPTLRGGLGR; this comes from the coding sequence ATGGATGATCTCAAGGCGAAATATCTGGAGCGGATAGCCGGAGCCGGGGACGAGGCCGCGCTCGAGGACATCCGCCTTGCCGCCATCGGCAAGAAGGGCGAGATTTCGCTGCGGATGCGCGAACTCGGAAAAATGACCCCGGAAGAGCGCAAGAGCGCGGGGCCGGCGCTGAACGCGCTCAAGGACGAGATCACGAGCGCGCTTGCCGCCCGCAAGGCCGCGCTGGCTGATGCCGCGCTCGAGGAACGCCTGCGGGCCGAATGGCTTGATGTCACGCTGCCCGCGCGCCGGCGCCCGGCCGGCACCATCCATCCCGTGAGCCGGGTCACCGAAGAAGTGACCGCGATCTTTGCCGATATGGGGTTTTCCGTCGCCGAGGGGCCGCGCATCGACACCGACTGGTATAATTTCGATGCGCTCAACATCCCGGCCCACCATCCCGCCCGGGCCGAGATGGACACGTTCTACATGCACCGCGACGCGGAGGATCCGCGCCCGCCCAACGTGCTGCGCACCCATACGAGCCCGGTGCAGATCCGCTCGATGGAGGCGAGTGGCGCGCCGACGCGCATCATCTGCCCCGGCGGCGTCTATCGTGCCGATTACGATCAGACCCATACGCCGATGTTCCACCAGGTCGAGGGGCTGGCCATCGACCGCGACATCACCATGGCCAACCTGAAATGGGTGCTCGAGGAATTCTTTGCCGCGTTCTTCGAACTCGACGGCATCCGCATCCGTTTCCGCGCCTCGCATTTCCCCTTTACCGAACCTTCGGCCGAGGTGGACATCCAGTGTTCATGGGTCGACGGGCAGTTGCGCATCGGAGAGGGTGACGACTGGCTCGAGGTGCTCGGCTCGGGCATGGTGCACCCCAAGGTGCTGCGCGCCGGCGGCATCGACCCCGACGAATGGCAGGGCTTTGCCTTCGGCATGGGAATCGACCGCATCGCCATGCTGAAATACGGCATCCCCGACCTGCGCGCGTTCTTCGATTCCGATCTGCGCTGGCTGCGGCATTACGGGTTCTCCGCGCTTGACGTGCCGACCCTGCGCGGGGGCTTGGGCCGGTGA
- a CDS encoding D-amino-acid transaminase translates to MQRTVYVNGAYLPESEASVSIFDRGFLMADAIYEVTSVLDGRLVDFDAHMTRLARSARELDMAPPPGRDELLAIHRELVRRNGIDEGLVYLQVTRGAPGDRDFAYPDPGLAPTVVLFTQAKPGLADDPVARRGIRVISLDDLRWKRRDIKTVQLLYPSMAKMAARRAGADDAWLVEDGFVTEGTSNNVYIVSNGRIITRPLSCEILHGITRRSVLRCAAEAGMAVEERAFTLAEAKAAQEAFLTSASAFVIPVVAVDGVVLGDGRPGPVAARLRDICLEEARAGAI, encoded by the coding sequence ATGCAGCGGACGGTCTATGTGAACGGAGCCTATCTGCCCGAATCCGAGGCAAGCGTGTCGATATTCGACCGTGGCTTTCTGATGGCGGATGCGATCTATGAGGTGACGAGCGTCCTTGATGGCCGGCTGGTCGATTTCGATGCCCATATGACGCGGCTTGCGCGTTCGGCGCGGGAACTCGACATGGCGCCGCCGCCCGGGCGGGACGAGCTGCTTGCGATCCATCGCGAACTGGTCCGGCGCAACGGGATCGACGAGGGGCTCGTCTATCTTCAGGTCACGCGGGGCGCGCCGGGGGACCGGGATTTCGCCTATCCCGATCCGGGGCTGGCGCCGACCGTGGTGCTGTTCACGCAGGCGAAACCCGGCCTTGCCGATGACCCGGTGGCGCGGCGCGGGATCCGGGTGATCAGTCTTGACGATCTGCGCTGGAAGCGGCGCGACATCAAGACGGTGCAGTTGCTGTATCCGAGCATGGCGAAGATGGCGGCGCGGCGCGCGGGAGCGGATGACGCCTGGCTGGTCGAGGACGGGTTCGTGACCGAAGGGACCAGCAACAACGTCTATATCGTGAGCAACGGGCGCATCATCACCCGTCCGCTGTCCTGCGAGATCCTGCATGGCATCACCCGCAGGTCGGTGCTGCGCTGCGCGGCCGAGGCCGGCATGGCGGTGGAGGAGCGCGCCTTCACCCTGGCCGAGGCGAAGGCCGCGCAGGAGGCCTTCCTGACCTCGGCCAGCGCCTTCGTCATACCGGTCGTTGCGGTGGACGGGGTCGTGCTGGGCGACGGGCGGCCCGGGCCCGTCGCCGCGCGGCTGCGGGACATCTGCCTGGAAGAGGCGCGCGCAGGGGCGATCTGA
- a CDS encoding DUF1244 domain-containing protein — MDRQTEIELEAAAFRRLRKHLMEERPEVQNIDLMNLSGFCRNCLSRWYQEAAAERGITLGKEEAREIFYGMPYDEWKARHQIEATPEQIAAFAATAPRNG; from the coding sequence ATGGACCGCCAGACCGAAATCGAACTCGAAGCCGCCGCCTTCCGCCGCCTGCGCAAGCATCTGATGGAAGAGCGCCCCGAGGTGCAGAACATCGACCTCATGAACCTTTCGGGTTTTTGCCGCAACTGCCTGAGCCGCTGGTACCAGGAAGCCGCCGCCGAGCGGGGTATCACCCTCGGCAAGGAAGAGGCGCGCGAAATCTTCTACGGCATGCCTTATGACGAATGGAAGGCCCGCCACCAGATCGAGGCCACGCCCGAGCAGATCGCAGCCTTTGCCGCAACTGCGCCGCGCAACGGCTGA
- the dgcA gene encoding N-acetyl-D-Glu racemase DgcA — MRIEVGCEEFPLAQAFAISRGARMTSEVLVARVAQAGLEGRGECVPYARYGESPGSVAAQISALPERFGRAGLAELLPPGAARNALDCALWDLEAKRSRRRVWELAGLPPPRPVVTAYTLSLDAPEMMRAQAARHAHRPLLKVKVGAPEDMARLEAVREGAPAARLVVDANEGWSAEVYADLSPHLERLGVSVVEQPLPAGDDAMLAEIARPVPVCADESCHDRASLAALAGKYDMVNIKLDKAGGLTEALALRDAARAAGFGVMVGCMVATSLAMAPAVLVAQGADVVDLDGPLLLAQDRADGLTYDARGVHPPVRALWG, encoded by the coding sequence GTGAGGATCGAGGTCGGGTGCGAGGAATTTCCGCTGGCGCAGGCATTCGCCATTTCGCGCGGGGCGCGCATGACGAGCGAGGTGCTGGTCGCGCGGGTCGCCCAGGCCGGGCTGGAGGGGCGGGGCGAATGCGTGCCCTATGCCCGCTACGGGGAAAGCCCCGGGTCGGTCGCGGCGCAGATTTCGGCCCTGCCGGAGCGTTTCGGACGGGCCGGTCTCGCGGAGCTTCTGCCGCCGGGGGCCGCGCGCAATGCGCTGGACTGTGCGCTCTGGGATCTCGAGGCGAAGCGCAGCCGCCGGCGGGTCTGGGAACTGGCCGGGCTGCCGCCGCCGCGCCCGGTGGTCACGGCCTATACGCTGTCGCTCGATGCGCCGGAAATGATGCGGGCGCAGGCCGCGCGCCATGCGCACCGGCCGCTGCTCAAGGTCAAGGTCGGCGCGCCCGAGGACATGGCGCGGCTCGAGGCGGTGCGGGAAGGGGCACCGGCGGCGCGGTTGGTCGTCGATGCGAACGAGGGCTGGAGCGCGGAGGTCTATGCCGATCTTTCGCCCCATCTCGAACGGCTCGGGGTGTCCGTGGTGGAGCAGCCGCTGCCGGCGGGGGATGACGCGATGCTGGCAGAGATCGCGCGCCCGGTTCCCGTCTGCGCCGATGAAAGCTGCCATGACCGGGCGAGCCTCGCCGCCCTGGCCGGGAAATACGACATGGTGAACATCAAGCTCGACAAGGCCGGCGGGCTGACCGAGGCGCTGGCCCTGCGCGATGCGGCGCGGGCGGCCGGTTTCGGCGTGATGGTCGGCTGCATGGTCGCGACATCGCTGGCCATGGCCCCGGCGGTGCTGGTCGCGCAGGGGGCGGATGTGGTCGATCTGGACGGGCCGCTTCTGCTGGCGCAGGATCGCGCAGACGGCTTGACATATGACGCGCGGGGCGTGCATCCGCCTGTTCGTGCGCTCTGGGGGTAA
- a CDS encoding glycosyltransferase 61 family protein, with product MMRRFLSRGYPVINKVLARAGRQRSLEEAAVDVEEICAAEDGMSSPVFIADGDWNKVSGFAPGTTREYEQGRVSGGPVRHEATLRLSFRNVLATPNGFFMPGASLNRSGRVDLRAVLLGEIPTFPRGFYALPSIAMPYFGHWVNDALPATLLCRPDEALYLPFDPGWPHPARYLELLEIDAIRDRTVFFQRMSFCLDIGQNENRRERQRTIRSRIRRRFHPAAAKGVLIRRGAAGARQLANEEELAHRLTERGFDSCSSTDTLDRILEATSGADTIVSIEGSHISHALLSAADHAHFIVINPQDRFNAVFNDYMPAFGGRMSTLVAPRRGDGYAVDIAALLDLIDRAPLRVG from the coding sequence ATGATGCGTCGTTTTCTCTCGCGGGGTTATCCGGTCATCAACAAGGTTCTTGCCCGTGCCGGCAGGCAGCGGTCGCTGGAGGAGGCCGCGGTTGATGTCGAGGAAATATGTGCCGCGGAAGACGGCATGTCGTCACCGGTCTTCATTGCGGACGGGGATTGGAACAAGGTCAGCGGCTTTGCGCCCGGGACAACGCGCGAATACGAACAAGGGCGTGTGTCTGGCGGTCCGGTCCGGCATGAGGCGACGCTGAGACTTTCGTTCCGGAACGTGCTGGCCACTCCGAACGGGTTCTTCATGCCGGGCGCATCGCTGAACCGATCGGGCAGGGTGGATTTGCGGGCGGTGCTCCTTGGTGAAATTCCGACCTTTCCGCGCGGCTTCTACGCCTTGCCCAGCATCGCGATGCCCTATTTCGGGCATTGGGTGAATGATGCGCTGCCCGCCACGCTGCTGTGCCGGCCGGACGAGGCCCTGTATCTTCCCTTCGATCCGGGCTGGCCCCATCCGGCCCGTTATCTGGAACTTCTGGAAATTGATGCGATCAGGGATCGGACGGTGTTCTTCCAGCGCATGAGCTTTTGTCTCGACATCGGGCAGAATGAAAATCGCCGGGAGCGGCAGCGCACGATCCGCAGCCGCATCCGGCGCCGGTTCCATCCCGCCGCGGCAAAAGGCGTGCTGATCCGGCGCGGCGCGGCGGGGGCCCGGCAACTTGCGAACGAGGAGGAGCTTGCCCACCGGCTGACGGAGCGGGGGTTCGACAGCTGCAGCTCGACCGACACGCTCGACCGGATTCTGGAGGCGACCAGCGGCGCGGACACCATCGTCTCCATCGAGGGCAGTCACATAAGTCACGCCCTGCTTTCAGCAGCCGATCATGCGCATTTCATCGTGATCAATCCGCAAGATCGCTTCAACGCGGTCTTCAACGATTACATGCCGGCGTTCGGCGGGCGCATGAGCACCTTGGTCGCGCCGCGCCGGGGCGATGGATATGCGGTGGACATCGCCGCGCTGCTGGACCTCATTGATCGCGCGCCCTTGCGGGTCGGCTGA
- the rpmI gene encoding 50S ribosomal protein L35, with translation MPKMKTKSSAKKRFKITATGKVLAGQAGKRHGMIKRSTKFIRDARGTTTLSEPDAKIVKGFMPYGR, from the coding sequence ATGCCCAAGATGAAGACCAAGTCAAGCGCCAAGAAGCGCTTCAAGATCACCGCGACCGGCAAGGTTCTGGCCGGGCAGGCCGGCAAGCGCCACGGCATGATCAAGCGCAGCACCAAGTTCATCCGTGACGCGCGCGGCACCACCACTCTGTCGGAGCCGGATGCGAAAATCGTCAAGGGCTTCATGCCCTACGGCCGCTGA
- the rplT gene encoding 50S ribosomal protein L20 produces the protein MARIKSGTVTHARHKKVIKAAKGYFSRRKNTFRTATQAVDKANQYATRDRKNRKRNFRALWIQRINAAVRAHDETLTYSRFINGLSRAGIEVDRKVLADLAVHEPEAFGAIVKQAQDALAA, from the coding sequence ATGGCACGTATCAAGAGCGGAACCGTCACCCACGCCCGTCACAAGAAGGTCATCAAGGCCGCCAAGGGCTATTTCAGCCGGCGCAAGAACACCTTCCGCACCGCGACGCAGGCGGTGGACAAGGCCAACCAGTATGCAACCCGCGACCGCAAGAACCGCAAGCGGAATTTCCGCGCGCTCTGGATCCAGCGGATCAACGCGGCCGTGCGCGCCCATGACGAAACGCTGACCTATTCGCGCTTCATCAACGGCCTGTCGCGCGCCGGGATCGAGGTGGACCGCAAGGTTCTGGCCGATCTCGCCGTGCACGAGCCCGAAGCCTTCGGTGCGATCGTCAAGCAGGCGCAGGACGCGCTCGCCGCCTGA
- a CDS encoding TM2 domain-containing protein: MSLTTEQQMLVEQRVTNDAKSPVVAYLLLIFLGGFGAHRFYLGKTGTAITMLILFVLGWLTLVIVIGIGLLIAVGIWWIVDIFLLPGLLQADKDAIRQRHSTDMLHAPVKT; encoded by the coding sequence ATGAGTCTGACCACCGAACAGCAGATGCTCGTCGAGCAGCGGGTTACGAATGACGCGAAATCGCCGGTCGTTGCATATCTGCTGCTGATCTTTCTGGGCGGATTCGGGGCGCATCGGTTCTATCTCGGCAAGACGGGCACGGCGATCACGATGCTGATCCTCTTTGTTCTCGGCTGGCTCACCCTTGTCATCGTCATTGGAATTGGGTTGCTGATCGCGGTGGGAATCTGGTGGATCGTGGACATCTTCCTGCTTCCCGGACTGCTTCAGGCAGACAAGGACGCGATACGCCAGCGCCATTCAACCGACATGCTTCACGCGCCGGTCAAAACCTGA
- a CDS encoding acetyl-CoA carboxylase carboxyltransferase subunit alpha — MTHYLDFEKPLAEIEGKAEELRALARRNEGMNVEDEAAALDSKAASMLDELYDNLSPWQKCQVARHPERPHCGAYIDRLFDEFTPLAGDRNFAEDLAVMGGLARFHDRPVMVIGQEKGHDTRSRIEHNFGMARPEGYRKAIRLMQMAGRFGLPVITLVDTPGAYPGKGAEERGQAEAIARSIETCLQIPVPLVSVIIGEGGSGGAVALASADRVAMLEHSVYSVITPEGCASILWKDAEKMREAAAAMRLTAQDLKKLGVIDRIIPEPRGAAHRAGTEAIDAVGTVIAEMLGDLADHKGTALMKQRRRKYLDMGAATLAA, encoded by the coding sequence ATGACACATTATCTCGACTTTGAAAAACCCCTGGCCGAGATCGAGGGCAAGGCCGAGGAATTGCGCGCCCTTGCGCGGCGCAACGAGGGAATGAATGTCGAGGACGAGGCCGCCGCGCTCGATTCCAAGGCGGCGTCGATGCTCGACGAGCTCTACGACAACCTTTCGCCCTGGCAGAAATGCCAGGTCGCCCGGCACCCCGAACGGCCCCATTGCGGCGCTTATATCGACCGCCTTTTCGACGAATTCACGCCGCTCGCGGGCGACCGCAACTTTGCCGAGGATCTCGCGGTGATGGGCGGGCTTGCGCGGTTCCACGACCGCCCGGTCATGGTGATCGGCCAGGAAAAGGGCCATGACACCCGGTCGCGGATCGAACATAACTTCGGCATGGCCCGGCCCGAGGGTTACCGCAAGGCGATCCGCCTGATGCAGATGGCCGGGCGCTTCGGCCTTCCCGTCATCACCCTCGTGGACACGCCCGGCGCCTATCCCGGCAAGGGAGCCGAGGAACGCGGCCAGGCCGAGGCGATCGCACGCTCGATCGAGACCTGCCTGCAGATCCCGGTGCCGCTCGTCAGCGTGATCATCGGCGAGGGCGGCTCGGGCGGCGCGGTGGCGCTGGCGAGCGCGGACCGCGTGGCGATGCTTGAACATTCGGTCTATTCGGTGATCACGCCCGAGGGCTGCGCCTCGATCCTGTGGAAGGACGCCGAAAAGATGCGCGAGGCCGCCGCCGCCATGCGCCTGACCGCCCAGGATCTGAAAAAGCTCGGCGTGATCGACCGGATCATCCCGGAGCCGCGCGGCGCGGCCCATCGCGCCGGCACCGAGGCCATCGACGCCGTCGGCACGGTCATCGCCGAGATGCTCGGCGACCTCGCGGACCACAAGGGCACCGCGCTCATGAAACAGCGGCGCCGCAAATACCTCGACATGGGAGCCGCGACGCTCGCCGCCTGA
- a CDS encoding entericidin A/B family lipoprotein, whose translation MRVLLAVTALLALTACETTKGAGRDLQKAGSALTGTAQDAQQSMHSPGQPAASTAQRQPPQSDVITPPQFADI comes from the coding sequence ATGCGCGTTTTACTTGCAGTAACCGCCCTGCTGGCGCTCACCGCCTGCGAAACAACCAAGGGGGCGGGCCGCGACCTGCAGAAAGCGGGAAGTGCCCTGACCGGAACGGCGCAGGATGCGCAGCAATCCATGCACAGCCCCGGTCAGCCGGCCGCCTCGACCGCGCAGCGCCAGCCGCCCCAAAGCGACGTGATCACTCCGCCGCAGTTCGCCGACATTTGA
- the pyk gene encoding pyruvate kinase, with protein MRRQRKVKIVATLGPASETHETIRALHEAGADVFRLNMSHGSRDEIRDKHRIIREIEAETGSPIAILADLQGPKLRLGTFAEGEITLGEGACFRLDLDPEPGDARRVCVPHPEIFAALVNGATLLINDGKVRLEVIESERDFAECVVRTGGVISDRKGVNVPDVVLPLAALSDKDRDDLEFACGLGIDWLALSFVQRPEDVEEARILVGDRAAIMAKIEKPAAVEQFERILAAADGIMVARGDLGVELPVQYVPPIQKRLVQRCRAAAKPVIVATQMLESMIESPVPTRAEVSDVAAAIYEGTDAVMLSAESAAGQYPIEAVRVMDDVAAHVESDPAYAEQIAASRSAPGSTTADAIVAAAREIAEKTEIKAICCFTQSGTTALLNARERPKVPIIALTSLQRTARRLCLTWGCHCVITEELDRFKQAVVNAVRAARSEGFAAESDQIVVTAGVPFNVPGSTNILRIAPCDERLIWPGGASGVQS; from the coding sequence ATGCGGCGTCAGCGCAAAGTCAAGATCGTGGCCACACTTGGTCCGGCCTCGGAAACGCACGAGACCATCCGTGCCCTGCACGAGGCCGGCGCGGATGTGTTCCGGCTCAACATGAGCCACGGGAGCCGCGACGAGATCCGCGACAAGCATCGCATCATCCGCGAGATCGAGGCCGAGACCGGCAGCCCGATCGCGATCCTTGCCGATCTGCAGGGCCCGAAGCTGCGGCTCGGCACCTTCGCCGAGGGAGAGATCACGCTCGGAGAGGGCGCGTGCTTTCGCCTCGATCTCGACCCGGAGCCGGGGGATGCGCGCCGCGTCTGCGTTCCGCACCCCGAGATTTTCGCGGCCCTGGTCAACGGGGCGACACTTCTCATCAATGACGGCAAAGTCCGTCTGGAAGTGATTGAATCAGAGCGCGACTTTGCTGAATGCGTGGTGCGCACGGGCGGGGTGATCTCCGATCGCAAGGGGGTGAACGTGCCCGATGTGGTGCTGCCGCTCGCGGCGCTTTCGGACAAGGACCGCGACGACCTCGAATTCGCCTGCGGGCTTGGCATCGACTGGCTTGCGCTGTCCTTCGTGCAGCGCCCCGAGGATGTGGAAGAGGCGCGCATCCTGGTCGGGGATCGTGCCGCGATCATGGCCAAGATCGAAAAACCCGCGGCGGTGGAGCAGTTCGAGCGCATTCTTGCGGCGGCCGACGGGATCATGGTGGCGCGCGGCGATCTGGGGGTGGAACTGCCGGTGCAGTACGTGCCGCCGATCCAGAAGCGCCTGGTGCAGCGGTGCCGGGCGGCGGCAAAGCCGGTGATCGTGGCGACGCAGATGCTGGAATCGATGATCGAAAGCCCCGTGCCCACGCGGGCCGAGGTGTCGGACGTGGCGGCGGCGATCTATGAGGGCACCGACGCGGTGATGCTGAGCGCGGAATCGGCGGCCGGTCAGTACCCGATCGAGGCGGTGCGGGTGATGGACGACGTGGCCGCGCATGTCGAATCCGACCCGGCCTATGCCGAGCAGATCGCCGCCTCGCGCAGCGCCCCGGGCAGCACCACAGCCGATGCGATCGTCGCCGCCGCGCGCGAGATCGCCGAAAAGACCGAGATCAAGGCGATCTGCTGCTTTACCCAGAGCGGCACCACGGCGCTGCTGAACGCGCGCGAACGCCCCAAGGTGCCGATCATCGCGCTGACCTCGCTGCAGCGCACCGCGCGGCGCCTGTGCCTGACCTGGGGCTGTCACTGCGTGATCACGGAGGAGCTCGACCGCTTCAAGCAGGCGGTGGTGAATGCCGTGCGCGCGGCGCGCAGCGAAGGGTTCGCGGCCGAATCCGATCAGATCGTGGTGACCGCGGGCGTGCCCTTCAACGTTCCCGGAAGCACCAACATCCTGCGCATCGCCCCCTGTGACGAACGGCTGATCTGGCCGGGTGGCGCCTCCGGCGTGCAATCCTGA
- a CDS encoding alpha/beta fold hydrolase, protein MLNVITHGEPSERAPLVIAHGLFGSARNWGVIARRLSDRRQVLALDMRNHGDSPWHNDHSYADMAADMAEVIALRCADQGGRADVLGHSMGGKAAMMLALTRPDLLRRLVVADIAPVAYGHSQIHNIEAMRGVDLSRVERRTDAAAQLAEAGIGRQLQSFFTQSLDLRERRWRFNLDALAAAMPQILGFPALDAHWDGPALFIAGEHSDYILPEHRPLIRRLFPGARIVRLHEAGHWLHADQPRAFEAVIRSFLDA, encoded by the coding sequence ATGCTGAACGTCATCACCCACGGAGAGCCGTCCGAGCGGGCGCCGCTCGTCATCGCCCACGGCCTGTTCGGATCGGCCCGCAACTGGGGTGTGATCGCCAGGCGCCTTTCCGACCGGCGGCAGGTTCTCGCGCTCGACATGCGCAATCACGGCGACAGCCCATGGCATAACGATCACAGCTATGCGGACATGGCCGCGGACATGGCCGAGGTGATCGCGCTGCGCTGTGCGGACCAGGGCGGGCGGGCCGATGTGCTTGGACATTCCATGGGCGGCAAGGCTGCCATGATGCTGGCGCTGACCCGCCCCGACCTGCTGCGGCGCCTGGTCGTCGCGGATATCGCCCCGGTCGCCTATGGCCACAGCCAGATCCACAATATCGAGGCGATGCGGGGTGTCGATCTTTCCCGGGTCGAACGGCGCACGGATGCGGCGGCACAGTTGGCCGAGGCCGGAATCGGGCGCCAGCTGCAGAGCTTCTTTACCCAGTCGCTCGACCTGCGGGAGCGGCGCTGGCGCTTCAATCTAGATGCGCTGGCCGCGGCGATGCCGCAGATACTGGGCTTTCCCGCACTCGATGCGCATTGGGACGGGCCGGCGCTGTTCATTGCCGGCGAGCATTCGGATTACATCCTGCCCGAGCACCGCCCCCTGATCCGCCGCCTGTTTCCCGGCGCCCGCATCGTCCGGCTGCACGAGGCCGGTCACTGGCTGCATGCGGATCAGCCGCGCGCCTTCGAAGCGGTGATCCGCAGCTTTCTGGACGCCTGA
- a CDS encoding DMT family transporter, translated as MAWIYLGFAGLLEIIWAFYMKKSEGFSLIAPSVVTIVTMIGSFALLSAAMRSLPLGTAYTVWTGIGAVGAFTVGIVVLGEAASLSRLLAAALIVSGIVIMKLSS; from the coding sequence ATGGCTTGGATTTACTTGGGTTTCGCTGGCCTCCTCGAGATCATCTGGGCGTTCTATATGAAGAAGTCCGAGGGCTTTTCGTTGATTGCGCCCAGCGTCGTCACGATCGTTACGATGATCGGCAGCTTCGCACTTCTCTCCGCTGCAATGCGATCCTTGCCGCTAGGCACTGCTTATACCGTCTGGACGGGGATCGGCGCGGTCGGGGCCTTTACGGTAGGCATCGTTGTGCTCGGAGAGGCTGCCAGCCTGTCGCGCCTTCTCGCCGCCGCGCTCATTGTGAGCGGGATCGTGATCATGAAGCTTTCCAGCTGA